From Vallitalea longa, the proteins below share one genomic window:
- a CDS encoding HlyD family efflux transporter periplasmic adaptor subunit: MDQRKRRKTIQNNRTNNRQPNRTSNRQSTRTNKRQPTRTSKRQPKRKTPKNKGLGIGTFVYFIIFFYLAYNIISFLVSNDVNYISAEKGSIYSISKIFDGIILRDETVIKSSSKGIPSFYVPEGDKIDTDSIVCMVDSNGDFTSAIKENLNYINDKIAYANNCNSHDSIKTDLYTYTMNYNENSFNSIYDFKNSLNETLSTINQSQYVNNQMDLDTLRNKQLLESQINNNISLVKSIKSGVISYKIDGYEDFKIDTIDLKALFDYKAPEEIYTYKQENVEEGSPLFKIVNNDKWYIACEMDDNLTEFIQDKDSIAINIIDKDIDVVTKIYDIMEKGNKEYVILEIDRYFNLLSQRNISFQVVYKQYEGIKIPTTAITEKEFLKIPKSCIAKKGNNQGILKKVYGEDYVGGETVEFIKIGLNYTEGDNYYIPVSEEGVQLNDIIVNSSNEDYRITETKDLKGVYVINKGYTSFKLIDELYAEDRYIIVDSTTPYGIRIYDRVIADSTTIKEDVIVF; encoded by the coding sequence TTGGATCAGAGAAAAAGAAGGAAAACCATACAAAATAATAGAACAAACAATAGGCAGCCTAATAGAACCAGCAATAGGCAATCTACTAGAACAAACAAGAGGCAACCTACTAGAACAAGTAAGAGACAACCCAAGAGAAAAACACCTAAAAATAAAGGGCTTGGGATTGGAACGTTTGTTTATTTTATAATATTCTTTTATTTAGCATATAATATCATTTCTTTTTTAGTTAGTAATGATGTAAATTATATATCGGCCGAAAAAGGTAGTATATATAGTATATCTAAAATTTTTGACGGTATCATATTAAGAGATGAAACAGTAATAAAAAGCAGTTCTAAGGGTATACCAAGTTTTTATGTACCAGAAGGTGATAAGATTGATACAGACAGTATAGTATGTATGGTGGATTCTAATGGAGATTTTACAAGTGCAATAAAAGAAAACCTTAATTATATCAATGATAAAATAGCTTATGCTAATAATTGCAATTCACATGATTCAATTAAGACGGATCTATACACCTATACTATGAACTATAATGAAAATTCATTTAATAGTATTTATGATTTCAAAAATAGTTTGAACGAAACGTTATCTACTATTAATCAATCTCAATATGTGAATAATCAAATGGATTTAGATACTCTAAGAAATAAACAATTGTTAGAGTCACAGATTAATAATAATATTAGTCTAGTCAAATCAATTAAAAGTGGTGTAATCTCATATAAAATAGATGGTTATGAAGATTTTAAAATTGATACAATTGATTTAAAAGCACTATTTGATTATAAAGCTCCAGAAGAGATATATACATATAAACAGGAAAATGTTGAAGAAGGTTCACCTTTATTTAAAATAGTCAATAACGATAAGTGGTATATTGCATGTGAAATGGATGATAACCTAACTGAATTTATTCAGGATAAAGATTCTATTGCGATTAATATCATTGATAAAGATATAGATGTAGTAACTAAAATATACGACATTATGGAAAAAGGCAATAAAGAGTATGTTATACTTGAAATAGATAGATACTTTAATCTTTTGAGTCAAAGAAATATAAGTTTTCAAGTTGTATATAAACAATACGAAGGAATCAAGATTCCCACCACTGCAATAACAGAAAAAGAATTTCTCAAAATTCCCAAATCATGTATTGCCAAAAAAGGGAATAATCAAGGTATACTTAAAAAAGTCTACGGTGAAGATTATGTTGGAGGAGAAACTGTAGAATTTATCAAGATCGGGTTAAACTATACTGAAGGAGATAATTATTATATTCCAGTAAGCGAAGAGGGTGTACAGCTTAATGATATTATAGTTAATTCTTCAAATGAAGATTATAGAATAACTGAAACTAAAGATTTAAAAGGAGTATATGTCATTAACAAAGGATATACATCTTTCAAATTGATTGATGAGTTATATGCTGAAGATAGATATATAATAGTTGATTCTACTACTCCATATGGTATTAGAATATACGATAGGGTTATAGCAGATTCTACTACTATTAAAGAAGATGTAATAGTATTCTAA
- a CDS encoding TIGR01212 family radical SAM protein (This family includes YhcC from E. coli K-12, an uncharacterized radical SAM protein.): MEKDIRLYYKYSDYLKNKYGEKVYKLPINLDLTCPNRDGCVGTNGCIFCSEIGTGFESLSNTLNVKDQIKKNMAYIEKKYNANKFIAYFQNFTNTYLPVDDFEKAVIDSIDDNIVEVAISTRPDCINNKYLEVLDNIKSKYRVNITIELGLQSVNYSTLDKINRGHSLAEFIDAVLRIKKYDFDICTHMILNLPYDTIRDVIEGAKILSVLGINQVKLHSLYIARNTRLAELYANNRIDVFTKEDYVNKVVKFLEYTDSNIAVQRLVSRAPKEETIFCNWNTSWWKIKDDIENKMIQDETYQGRLCTYKNGSALTKKFNL; encoded by the coding sequence ATGGAAAAAGACATACGACTATATTACAAGTATTCCGACTATCTAAAAAACAAATATGGAGAAAAAGTATATAAATTACCTATAAATCTTGATTTGACTTGCCCCAATAGGGATGGATGTGTCGGTACTAATGGATGTATATTCTGTAGCGAAATAGGAACAGGGTTTGAGAGCCTTTCTAATACATTAAATGTTAAAGACCAAATCAAAAAAAATATGGCTTATATCGAGAAGAAATATAATGCAAATAAATTTATAGCTTATTTTCAAAATTTCACTAATACATATTTACCAGTAGATGATTTTGAAAAAGCAGTTATCGATAGTATAGATGACAACATAGTGGAAGTAGCTATATCCACTAGACCAGATTGTATTAACAATAAATATCTAGAGGTACTAGATAATATCAAAAGCAAATATAGAGTCAATATAACTATAGAATTAGGTTTACAGAGTGTTAATTATTCAACTCTTGATAAAATAAACAGAGGTCATTCATTAGCAGAATTTATAGATGCAGTTCTAAGAATTAAGAAGTATGATTTTGACATATGTACTCATATGATTCTTAATCTTCCTTATGACACTATTCGAGATGTTATTGAAGGTGCTAAAATATTATCAGTACTGGGAATCAATCAAGTAAAACTTCATTCTTTATATATTGCAAGAAATACTAGACTTGCTGAATTATATGCAAATAATAGAATTGATGTTTTCACAAAAGAGGATTATGTAAATAAAGTTGTAAAATTCCTTGAATATACAGATTCTAATATAGCAGTTCAACGTCTAGTTAGTAGAGCACCTAAGGAAGAAACTATATTTTGTAATTGGAATACAAGTTGGTGGAAAATAAAGGATGATATAGAAAACAAAATGATTCAGGATGAGACGTATCAGGGCAGATTATGCACATATAAAAACGGTTCAGCTTTGACTAAAAAATTTAATTTATAA
- a CDS encoding metal-sensing transcriptional repressor produces the protein MNNTHTNTKAVMNRLSRAIGHLQSVKKMVEDGRDCSEVLIQIAAVKSAVNNVGKIILQDHINHCVVDAVQTGDTKVLDDLSTAIDKFMK, from the coding sequence ATGAATAATACACATACTAATACAAAAGCTGTTATGAACAGGCTTTCAAGAGCTATAGGGCATTTACAATCTGTAAAAAAGATGGTCGAAGATGGAAGAGATTGCAGTGAAGTATTAATACAGATAGCAGCAGTAAAATCAGCAGTTAATAATGTTGGTAAAATCATATTACAAGATCATATAAATCACTGTGTAGTGGATGCTGTACAGACAGGTGACACGAAAGTACTAGATGATTTATCAACAGCTATTGATAAATTCATGAAATAG
- a CDS encoding DMT family transporter, translating into MIKLQRNYKIAILWAILAATLYSFSSPFSKILLNKIPPTMMAALLYLGAGIGMTIFGAFSRTSNARTNELSLTKDELPYIVSMVVLDIIAPVLLMIGLNTATPENVSLLNNFEIVATSLIALLIFKETITKRLWLSIVLISISSILLSIEDMNSFSFSLGSILVLLACICWGFENNCTRKLSQKDPLQIVIIKGFGSGLGSLIIALVIKEKVTDIKYIAAALVLGFFAYGLSIFFYVHAQRSLGAAKTSAYYAVAPFIGVVLSFIIFRQPPKINFIIALPIMILGTYLTTTDNLHAEE; encoded by the coding sequence GTGATAAAATTGCAACGAAATTATAAGATTGCAATATTATGGGCGATATTGGCTGCAACTCTGTATTCATTCAGTTCGCCTTTTTCTAAGATACTATTAAATAAGATACCTCCTACAATGATGGCTGCATTACTATATCTAGGAGCAGGTATCGGAATGACTATATTTGGTGCATTTTCACGTACTTCAAATGCTAGAACGAATGAACTTAGCTTGACTAAAGATGAATTACCTTACATTGTTTCTATGGTCGTATTGGATATAATAGCACCTGTTTTACTGATGATAGGATTAAATACAGCAACTCCCGAAAACGTTTCTTTACTCAACAATTTCGAAATAGTAGCAACTTCTTTGATTGCACTATTAATTTTTAAAGAAACAATAACCAAGAGATTATGGCTCTCTATAGTACTTATATCTATCTCAAGTATATTATTATCCATAGAAGATATGAACAGTTTTTCTTTTTCGCTTGGTTCCATATTAGTGTTGTTAGCATGTATTTGCTGGGGATTCGAAAATAACTGCACAAGAAAACTTTCACAAAAAGATCCTCTCCAAATAGTTATAATAAAAGGATTTGGATCTGGATTAGGTTCACTAATTATTGCATTAGTAATTAAAGAGAAGGTTACTGATATTAAATATATAGCAGCAGCATTGGTTTTAGGTTTTTTTGCATATGGGTTAAGTATTTTCTTTTATGTACATGCGCAAAGAAGTCTTGGAGCAGCTAAAACTAGCGCATATTATGCTGTAGCACCTTTTATTGGGGTAGTACTTTCTTTCATTATTTTTAGACAACCACCTAAAATCAATTTCATTATTGCATTACCAATCATGATATTAGGTACATATTTAACTACAACAGATAATTTACACGCTGAAGAATAA
- a CDS encoding type II toxin-antitoxin system Phd/YefM family antitoxin: MTVNSTDIKTNFGKYLELVQHEDIIITRNKKPVAKLIKYSKYRDRDLIRDENGDYTYDNSEISYDEFMEVYKNTDGRFEYLNGVVYQLFPPSHFHQEIVTFIIGEFHNYFKDKKCKPYVSPYDIYFNNSHTKDIVQPDIFVMCDHENIIGDRYYGIPSLVIEVTSPATRNNDLVKKLNLYLTSGIDEYVIFDTKNQNVIQWNFKNKQVEKCITLNKSDIYKSNKFDGLELTLSQIYNN, from the coding sequence ATGACAGTTAATTCCACAGACATTAAAACCAATTTCGGAAAATATCTTGAACTAGTACAACATGAAGACATAATCATAACTAGAAATAAGAAACCTGTAGCAAAACTCATAAAATATTCTAAATACAGAGATAGAGATTTGATTAGAGATGAAAATGGCGACTATACATATGATAACTCGGAAATATCTTACGATGAATTTATGGAAGTATACAAAAATACTGATGGAAGGTTTGAATATCTTAATGGTGTTGTGTATCAATTATTTCCTCCAAGTCATTTTCACCAAGAGATTGTTACATTTATAATTGGAGAATTCCATAACTACTTTAAAGATAAAAAGTGCAAGCCATATGTAAGCCCTTATGATATATATTTCAACAACTCACATACCAAAGATATCGTACAACCTGATATATTTGTAATGTGTGACCATGAAAATATTATTGGTGATAGGTACTATGGAATACCTTCATTAGTTATAGAAGTTACATCACCGGCTACAAGAAATAACGATCTAGTCAAAAAACTTAATCTATATCTAACTTCTGGTATAGATGAATATGTTATATTTGATACTAAAAATCAGAATGTTATTCAATGGAATTTCAAAAACAAGCAAGTTGAGAAATGTATCACTTTGAATAAAAGTGATATTTATAAATCCAATAAGTTCGATGGACTTGAATTGACTTTATCTCAGATTTACAATAATTAA
- a CDS encoding carbohydrate ABC transporter permease, with translation MKEKSNNDVLMGNSVSRKVFVTINTIFLILVTFITILPIIHIISLSFSSTQAAEGGLVGLLPVQFSLKAYTSILGKTSFYRSLVVSIKRVIIGVPFSLLCTILVAYPLSKDKKSFPARKIYVWFFIITMLFNGGIIPTYIIVKSTGIMNKLWALILPSAVSVFNILILMNFFRELPKELEEAALIDGAGHISILTRIFLPLAKPALATLVLFIFVFHWNSWFDGLMYINKIERIPLQTYLQQILTMPDTRFMTADQLQELGNASRRTSNAAQIIISTIPILIIYPFLQKYYTKGLVLGSVKS, from the coding sequence ATGAAAGAAAAAAGCAATAATGATGTATTGATGGGAAATTCCGTTTCTCGTAAAGTTTTTGTAACAATTAACACAATATTTTTGATATTAGTAACTTTTATAACAATACTTCCAATAATACATATAATATCACTGTCTTTCAGTTCTACACAGGCGGCAGAAGGTGGTCTAGTAGGTTTACTTCCAGTGCAGTTTTCATTGAAAGCATATACTTCAATATTGGGTAAAACCAGTTTTTATAGATCTCTTGTAGTTTCTATAAAACGTGTAATTATAGGTGTTCCTTTTAGTTTGTTGTGTACTATATTGGTAGCTTATCCTCTTTCTAAAGATAAAAAAAGTTTTCCTGCCAGAAAAATTTATGTTTGGTTTTTTATTATAACGATGCTTTTTAATGGTGGAATAATACCTACATATATAATTGTTAAGTCAACGGGCATAATGAATAAACTTTGGGCATTAATACTTCCAAGTGCGGTATCTGTTTTTAATATATTAATTTTAATGAATTTTTTTAGGGAATTACCAAAAGAGCTAGAGGAAGCAGCTCTAATTGATGGGGCAGGGCATATTTCTATACTTACAAGAATCTTTTTACCTCTTGCAAAACCAGCATTAGCAACACTGGTACTATTTATATTCGTTTTCCATTGGAACTCGTGGTTCGATGGTTTGATGTATATAAATAAGATAGAGAGAATACCACTTCAGACTTATCTACAACAAATATTAACTATGCCAGATACGAGATTCATGACTGCTGATCAACTACAAGAACTAGGTAATGCCAGTAGAAGGACTAGTAATGCAGCTCAGATAATCATCTCGACTATACCGATATTGATTATTTATCCTTTCTTACAGAAATATTATACTAAAGGACTTGTTTTGGGTAGTGTAAAATCATAG
- a CDS encoding ABC transporter permease, with amino-acid sequence MTEQRLKTKKSSLQSSKSHSKFKRQLPLHIMMLIPVILVVIYCYGPMLGILIAFQDYVPSTKGFFYSLINGKWIGFDMFRYIFKMPDFVSILWNTFFIATMKIIAKIIFPLIFALLLNEVRKSWFKKSVQTITFLPYFLSWVILGGILLEIFSPRTGIINTIIGYFGFEPKYFFGDPKIFPYMLVLTDLWKDIGFNTIIILAALTSIDPTLYEAAAIDGAGRLKQTLHITLPGISSIIVLIAILGLGNIMNAGFDQIFVLYGPSVYSTGDIIDTYTYRMGINNGQFSLATAVGLFKSVVSFVMLTVSYWIANKYSDYRIF; translated from the coding sequence TTGACTGAACAAAGGTTGAAAACAAAAAAATCCTCTCTTCAATCAAGCAAATCTCATAGTAAATTCAAAAGACAATTACCGTTACATATAATGATGCTTATTCCAGTAATTCTAGTAGTTATTTATTGCTATGGTCCTATGTTAGGAATATTAATAGCATTTCAAGATTATGTACCATCTACTAAAGGTTTTTTTTACTCACTTATTAATGGCAAATGGATTGGATTTGATATGTTTAGGTACATATTCAAAATGCCTGATTTCGTATCGATTTTATGGAATACATTCTTTATTGCCACAATGAAAATTATTGCTAAGATAATATTTCCATTAATATTTGCACTTCTACTTAATGAAGTCAGAAAAAGTTGGTTCAAGAAATCAGTTCAAACAATAACTTTTTTGCCTTATTTTTTATCATGGGTCATATTGGGAGGGATATTACTTGAAATCTTCTCGCCACGTACAGGGATTATCAATACAATAATAGGTTATTTCGGTTTTGAACCCAAGTATTTTTTCGGAGATCCAAAGATTTTTCCATATATGCTTGTTCTGACGGATTTATGGAAAGATATCGGATTCAATACGATAATAATTCTTGCAGCGTTAACATCCATTGATCCAACATTATATGAAGCAGCAGCCATAGATGGAGCTGGTAGATTAAAGCAAACATTACATATTACACTTCCAGGGATTTCTAGTATTATTGTACTTATAGCCATCCTCGGATTAGGAAATATTATGAATGCTGGTTTTGATCAGATATTTGTTCTATATGGACCTTCTGTTTATTCAACAGGTGATATCATTGATACTTACACATACAGAATGGGTATAAATAATGGTCAATTTTCACTTGCTACCGCAGTCGGGTTATTTAAATCAGTGGTATCATTCGTAATGTTAACTGTTTCTTATTGGATTGCTAACAAATACAGTGATTATAGGATATTCTAG
- a CDS encoding extracellular solute-binding protein: MGRRFFTKVLSLCLVTCLMVTLFAGCKKEAEEKTTAKDNTSKEKVSEEEYDPLGKYEEPVTVTVALRTAGTNQVPFKGSMWDKKFQEYGINVEVAWSADASQYDNRLNTCIASGDIPDLLGSISAQPMSTLVRGDMIYDVGELFQYLSPTNEKWLLTGAGADAIDSVTIDDKVCIIPGNVTELINNCFPLFIRKDWLDNLGLPIPKTIEDFKNVALAFTKDDPNKNDKDDTYGLTIMGQSNMIVDWGGLYGFFGGYGVQPCAWYDGMLFYSKDSNGNAVWDGTRPEVKEGLQLLQDLYAEDAIAKDFPTMDGVKVMEDLNGGKAGMVFGVRGLPMWAINKTILNDPEAEWYAMNMPTKDGSEAPIFAFQPVNTGFAISKNCDHPEAIIKMLNIVTAMTDAESPLFDPDYRDTQKAGNWVIHIEDPAYERTSNETLFEALKKEDKTNIDKYMEDNYDKIMEYMDTKDPELWRWWNSYYPEEGHAWYLTFGLNKPDMIKKNVWWALPTDSMLSYLPIYKKMAEETMTKIITGNADVSEWDKMVEEWNKLGGDKITKEVQDSLK, encoded by the coding sequence ATGGGTAGAAGGTTTTTTACTAAAGTATTATCTTTATGTCTTGTTACTTGTTTAATGGTTACTTTATTTGCTGGTTGTAAGAAAGAAGCCGAAGAAAAGACAACAGCAAAAGATAACACAAGCAAAGAAAAAGTATCAGAAGAAGAGTATGATCCACTAGGTAAGTATGAGGAGCCAGTTACAGTTACTGTGGCATTAAGAACTGCTGGAACTAATCAAGTTCCTTTTAAAGGTTCAATGTGGGATAAGAAATTCCAAGAGTATGGTATTAATGTTGAAGTAGCTTGGTCAGCTGATGCAAGTCAATATGATAATAGATTGAATACTTGTATTGCTTCAGGAGATATTCCTGACCTATTAGGAAGTATTTCAGCTCAACCTATGTCAACACTCGTTAGAGGGGATATGATATATGATGTTGGTGAGTTATTCCAGTATCTATCACCAACAAATGAAAAATGGTTACTTACTGGAGCAGGAGCAGATGCCATTGATAGTGTAACAATTGATGACAAGGTATGTATAATTCCTGGGAACGTAACAGAACTTATCAACAACTGTTTTCCTCTTTTCATAAGGAAAGATTGGCTTGATAATCTAGGTTTACCTATTCCCAAAACTATTGAAGATTTTAAAAATGTAGCTTTAGCATTCACTAAAGACGATCCTAATAAAAATGACAAAGACGATACATATGGTTTAACAATTATGGGGCAAAGTAATATGATTGTTGACTGGGGAGGATTATACGGTTTCTTTGGCGGTTATGGTGTTCAGCCTTGTGCTTGGTATGATGGTATGTTGTTCTATTCAAAAGATAGTAATGGAAATGCAGTATGGGATGGAACTAGACCAGAAGTAAAAGAGGGATTACAACTTCTACAAGATCTATATGCAGAAGATGCAATTGCTAAAGATTTCCCAACTATGGACGGAGTTAAAGTTATGGAAGACCTGAATGGTGGTAAAGCAGGTATGGTATTTGGTGTTAGAGGACTTCCTATGTGGGCAATAAACAAAACTATACTTAATGATCCTGAGGCAGAATGGTATGCTATGAATATGCCAACTAAAGATGGTTCAGAAGCTCCTATTTTTGCTTTCCAACCAGTAAATACAGGATTTGCTATATCCAAGAATTGTGATCATCCTGAAGCTATTATTAAGATGCTAAATATTGTTACTGCTATGACAGATGCTGAGAGTCCTTTATTCGATCCAGATTACAGAGACACTCAAAAAGCAGGAAATTGGGTTATCCATATTGAAGACCCAGCATATGAAAGAACTTCTAACGAAACATTGTTTGAAGCATTAAAGAAAGAAGATAAAACAAATATAGATAAATATATGGAAGACAATTATGACAAGATTATGGAATATATGGATACAAAAGATCCAGAGTTATGGAGATGGTGGAATTCATACTATCCAGAAGAAGGCCATGCGTGGTATTTGACATTTGGTCTTAATAAACCTGATATGATCAAGAAAAACGTATGGTGGGCATTACCAACGGATTCGATGCTATCTTATTTACCTATCTACAAGAAGATGGCAGAAGAGACAATGACTAAGATAATAACTGGTAACGCTGATGTATCTGAATGGGATAAGATGGTTGAGGAATGGAATAAGTTAGGCGGAGATAAGATAACAAAAGAAGTTCAAGATAGCCTAAAATAA
- a CDS encoding response regulator transcription factor has product MYRLLIVDDEIDVAEYFRRIFEVKSKLPLEVYTSYNATEALECLNKTRIDIVLSDIKMPKMNGLQMYEKIKEKWPKCKVIFLSGVLEFDYVYESIQNRDVRYLTKLEPTDKIISTIKEVIDEIEHNYKEIVEMEKVQKKIKEAFPLLQNKYIQNLLYGICDSHDAVQKRLDELEIPINIKDSLFMIGGIFDNLPDDISLSQLDKNIYSLKSISSKYFDRCYNSVFYISEQKYFIWLLQQRKGNVPIKNHQVKISGLLEYIQCSIRKNLDITITFVHETSEIYISDIPKCYSIIKRRLGYRARNLNESILTLPDSCSNEIVNDMDKVNKINSFKQLIRINELEGYLELGQQESFFSLLNRMVDNLLLVENTEDNNALEIYYRISCVLLKYINEWNMIGQLAEIIDIHKLTHVDDHRSWQEAIEYLKNISQIIFDIHFKNEYIWSDNTIAIVQKYILENLDNDLSLIVLAELVNLNPSYLSRLFKSHTKINLYDYILDMRMLKAKDMLLKSGEKIQDIAIAVGYESAPSFTRAFRKYTGKTPTDYRG; this is encoded by the coding sequence ATGTATAGATTACTTATAGTGGATGATGAAATTGATGTGGCTGAGTATTTCAGAAGAATATTTGAAGTGAAATCTAAACTTCCTTTAGAAGTTTATACGTCATATAACGCAACAGAGGCACTTGAATGTCTCAATAAGACTAGGATTGATATTGTTCTATCAGATATTAAAATGCCTAAGATGAATGGTTTGCAGATGTATGAAAAAATAAAAGAAAAATGGCCAAAATGTAAAGTAATATTTCTAAGTGGGGTTTTGGAATTTGATTATGTTTATGAGTCTATACAAAATAGGGACGTAAGATACCTAACTAAACTAGAACCTACAGATAAGATAATTTCAACTATAAAAGAAGTTATAGATGAGATAGAACATAATTATAAAGAGATAGTTGAAATGGAGAAAGTCCAAAAGAAGATAAAAGAGGCTTTTCCTTTATTGCAGAATAAGTATATTCAGAACCTTTTGTATGGTATATGTGATTCTCATGATGCCGTTCAAAAAAGGTTAGATGAACTTGAAATCCCTATTAATATTAAGGACTCTCTATTTATGATAGGGGGAATATTTGATAATCTACCAGATGATATCAGTTTATCACAATTAGATAAAAACATTTATTCTTTGAAGTCTATAAGCTCAAAATATTTTGACAGATGCTATAATAGTGTGTTCTATATTTCTGAGCAAAAATATTTTATATGGCTTTTACAGCAAAGGAAGGGAAATGTACCTATCAAAAATCATCAAGTCAAGATAAGTGGGTTATTAGAATATATACAATGTTCCATAAGGAAAAATCTTGATATTACAATTACTTTTGTACATGAAACCTCAGAAATATATATATCAGATATTCCTAAGTGTTACAGTATCATTAAAAGAAGATTGGGTTATAGAGCTAGGAATCTCAATGAGAGTATTTTGACTTTACCAGATTCTTGTAGTAATGAAATAGTTAATGACATGGATAAGGTTAACAAGATAAATAGTTTCAAACAACTTATTAGAATAAATGAACTTGAAGGTTATCTGGAACTAGGACAACAAGAAAGCTTCTTTTCATTATTAAATAGAATGGTAGATAATCTATTATTAGTGGAAAATACAGAAGATAATAATGCTTTAGAAATCTATTATAGAATTTCTTGCGTATTACTGAAATACATAAATGAATGGAATATGATAGGGCAATTAGCTGAAATTATAGATATTCATAAGTTAACCCATGTAGATGATCATAGATCATGGCAAGAAGCGATTGAATACTTGAAAAATATATCGCAGATAATATTTGATATCCATTTCAAAAATGAATATATATGGTCAGATAATACCATAGCTATTGTTCAAAAATATATATTAGAGAATTTAGATAATGATTTATCATTAATTGTTCTTGCGGAATTAGTTAATCTTAATCCCTCATATCTATCAAGATTATTTAAAAGTCATACCAAGATTAATCTTTATGATTATATATTGGATATGCGTATGTTAAAAGCCAAAGACATGTTATTGAAATCAGGTGAGAAAATACAGGATATTGCCATAGCGGTCGGTTATGAATCTGCACCTTCCTTTACTAGAGCTTTTAGAAAATATACTGGTAAAACCCCTACAGATTATAGAGGATAA